Genomic DNA from Ruminococcus sp. OA3:
TGAACAAATACAAACCGCTGGTGAGGAAAAAAGCCAGGGCGATGTATCTGGTAGGCGGTGATACGGATGACCTGATACAGGAGGGCATGCTTGGTCTCTTTAAGGCAGTGCGTGATTTTCGCCCCGGAAAGGCAGCCTCTTTTGCCACATTTGCTCAGATTTGCATTGAACGCCAGCTTTACAATGCCATTCAAAGCTCCAACAGGCAAAAGCATCAGCCGCTCAATTCTTATGTTTCGCTGAGCGATGAAGAGTTTGCGTCTGAGCTCATCCAGCTTTCCGTACAGAATCCGGAATCCATCATCATAGATCAGGAAAGCACAGCCGGCATTGAAAAAAGGATACAGTCAGCGCTCAGTGACTTTGAAAATCAGGTGCTTAAGCTGTATCTGGAAGGTGCAGACTATGTTCAGATTTCTGAAAAGCTGGATCGTTCTGTTAAATCTATTGACAATGCATTGCAACGTATCCGTCAGAAAGTCAAAGCATGCGTGACGGGGACAGAAAAAACATAATTGTGGCACATGAAATTGATACAATTTCTGCTTGACATCAGTCACGGACTTTGTTAGAATTATTAATCGTAGCGGAACGTTACGCGCTGCAGTAGCTCAGTAGGTAGAGCGCAACATTGGTAGTGTTGAGGTCACGGGTTCGATTCCCGTCTGTAGCTTATGACTAAATCTCCGGAAACCTGATTTTATCAGTGTCTTCGGAGATTTCTTGTTTCCGGAAAAAAAGGAGGGTGATCAATCCCCTCCAGGTCCGTCCTTACGCGGTCGTTCTGATTCCGGTAACGGTTCCGCCACATCTTTCGGCAGATCCACTTCCGGGATGTTGCCATCGTCATAATCATTGACAATATCTTTAACTGGCGGGAAAATAGATTGTTTTTCCATGCGTGTATACTCCTTTTTTTAACAGGGTGCACAAGGTTCTGGTAAAATATACAGGATTGATGAAAAATGATGGAATATAAACGGATAGAGAGGGGATAACATGGATCAGGAATATTTAATGCTGAGAGATGAGTTGTTGCATTTAGACTCGGTTGTAAATAATACGATAAATTTCTTCTATGTGTTTATTGCTTCGTTTATCGCATTTGCACTGACGCAGGAAGATACGATTTTTATCCTCCTGTCATATATTGTGATTATTCCGGCATATCTGATTGTAATCAGTAAAATGCAGGGGATATGTAAAATCGGAGCATATCTAAGTGTGTTTCATGAGGGAGGCAAATTTAACTGGGAATCAAGAAATATAAAGTTCAGCCAGAGACATGTGAATATATTTTCTTATATTGTATCATCGAACTTCCCATTTATTTTTGTAAGCGCAGCCGTTGTTATTTTATTCCTGTATCGCACCCAATGGGATACGTTTTCTCTGGTTTATGAGAAATGTAAGCTTTGTTCTGGATTTCTTCTGTTTTTGGTAGTATTGGTGCTTGCATATAAAAACAGGAATATTACTACAAAAGATTATATAAAGAAGTGGGAAGATATATAAATGTCTGGACCAGCCGTCAAAGTGAGTGAAATGATACTCAGAGACGGCTGGTTTTTCCTTTGTGTCATATTGGTCATCTCTTACCAATAGATATAGGGTAATGATATATTTTATCAGGAGGATCTAAATGAGTGAAGGTAAATCTAATGAGTGCATCTACAAGGCGGAGGGGCCGTATCCGAAAGTACATGTAAAAGAAAGAAATTCTGCTTACGCCCGTGAGATGCTCAGCAATATGGCTGATGCTGCATCAGAAATAAGTGATGTTTCACGGTACTTTTACATATCTGTAATGACAGGACCAAAATACGGGGAGATATCAGAATGTTTTCATAATATCAGTATAGTGGAGATGCATCATCTCAATATATTCGCAGAGCTCGCGAGACAGCTCGGGGCAGATCCCAGACTCTGGTGTGTAAAGAACGGAAGGAGGCGCTGGTGGTCGCCTTCGTATATCGGCTACCCCCAGGAGCTGAGGTCCATGATAGCTGAATCGATCAAGGCGGAGAAGGAAGCTGTTATTAAGTATTCCAGACAGGCAAAAGTCATTGAAGACATGAATATCGTAGAAAATCTGCATCGCATTATTAAGGATGAGGAGTGTCATCTTCAGACATTTCATGAGATGTATCGCCAGCTGTAAATACATTAAAACCATCCGTAAGGGTGGTTTTTGTTATACTTGTAACTTGTTTCACATAAGAAATAAGTATATCTTATGTTCAGTTTTCGGGAGAAAATATGGAAAAGGTGATAGATGAAAACTATTACGATCTGATTATCAATAATACGACAGGAACGGCAGAAAACACTGATAAAATAACGTTTTTAAATGACAGAAACAGTATGCTTCATGTCGAGGTGAAAAATTTTAGCATGTGCAATCTGGGGCAGCACTCATACTTCAGATTTCCCACATTGTATACATTATCGTCAGAATTCAGCCTCAGCAGCTCCGGGATAACACGGCTGCAGTCCAATACACTGCTCTCCTTATTTGGCCGTGGTGTAATTGTAGGTGTCATTGATACAGGAATTGATTATACACATCCTGCCTTTCGGTTTAATGACGGTACCACGCGAATCATTTCCATATGGGACCAGACCTTACAGGATGATAAGAGACCACAGGGGTTTAACTTTGGGACGGAATTCAGCAGGGATATGATAAATATCGCGCTTGCCTCCGGAGAACCAACGTCTGTGGTTCCTACGAGGGATGATAACGGACACGGCACAGCCATCGCAAGTATCATAGCAGGCAGCCCGGATGAGGAAAATTCTTTTTCCGGTGTCGTACCCGAATCACAACTTGTAGTTGTTAAACTTAAAGAGGCAAAGCAGAATCTCCGCAAGATCATGTGTGTCCCAGAAAATGTCTTATGTTATCAGGAGACAGATCTCATGCTGGGAATCCGTTATGCATTAAATACGGCTAAGGCGCTGGGGAAGCCGCTTGTCATCTGC
This window encodes:
- a CDS encoding ferritin family protein, with the translated sequence MSEGKSNECIYKAEGPYPKVHVKERNSAYAREMLSNMADAASEISDVSRYFYISVMTGPKYGEISECFHNISIVEMHHLNIFAELARQLGADPRLWCVKNGRRRWWSPSYIGYPQELRSMIAESIKAEKEAVIKYSRQAKVIEDMNIVENLHRIIKDEECHLQTFHEMYRQL
- the sigH gene encoding RNA polymerase sporulation sigma factor SigH yields the protein MKNFDEFTDEELLERINHHDGKVEEYLLNKYKPLVRKKARAMYLVGGDTDDLIQEGMLGLFKAVRDFRPGKAASFATFAQICIERQLYNAIQSSNRQKHQPLNSYVSLSDEEFASELIQLSVQNPESIIIDQESTAGIEKRIQSALSDFENQVLKLYLEGADYVQISEKLDRSVKSIDNALQRIRQKVKACVTGTEKT